The Gemmatimonadota bacterium genome has a segment encoding these proteins:
- a CDS encoding S8 family serine peptidase, translating to MRLWRLAPWLAATVVLGCTPPRAVEVRPQMDPAPLPGPTEPRLPSSETPPVAPADDAKRSLPPEEAARRGLMPLASTGVPQFASAMPQADGRGVVIAILDSGIDPSVPGLQRTTDGTAKLLDARDFSGEGRVPLVPIVRRGDTLLVHGQRILGASRIASVAVGSAWWGGVFAELPLGPARAADANGNGTVGDELPVVVVRTANGWALFADTQGNGTFTDDRPIRDYATAQEYFGWSSTVRPPSTQMAVNFADSAGTPTLDLVFDTSAHGTHVAGIAAGHGLYGVAGFDGVAPGARLLGLKIANDAGGGITVTGAMIRALDYAIHFAAERQLALVVNISFGVGNEREGASRIDALVDSVLAAHPTVVVAVAAANDGPALSTIGFPGTALRVLSVGATQPLVFNGVSASDSVPEPLADFSSRGGEVAGPDLVTPGTAYSAVPNFAMGDEIESGTSMAAPHAAGLAARLLSALGTRAATTPATLIIQALRNSAQQVPGATTAEQGSGRPDLLKAWRWLERRESAAALVVDVVDGVQGRGAVWITLRDSADGTRPVRTQFTLRQIDAGPPPPIRLDASAAWIVVPAATVISGGKATFTATVTAGRRNASGWIRVSDARDGSLLALVPVTVRLPISATALTVVDTFTVTPGGTTRIFVPAEAGRGFQVEVATAEASQMATAALHEPGGMPFREGAMSPSGFGDGAALFELTGNDVVAGLYEVVVAGGPLAGATMRVTVRRAPLTLDATSSGDSLRVTTTSVVAARLSVRTRAGMIGGEWRQRIERSGDAPVRLVIPVPEWAERVSIDSRMPREQWLRFSDFGVTIQDKTGRHIDALPLNYAFGRATPELPPHVIGDSLVILLAPGFAERAGPWELDVAVRFYAADVTELDGGGSPFAPLAGRASVTQRYPLGMLPLELPAGFRPVVILVALEGDEHAWTREVSLDIAGGTSR from the coding sequence ATGAGGCTGTGGCGGCTCGCTCCCTGGTTGGCCGCCACCGTGGTGCTCGGCTGCACGCCGCCGCGGGCGGTGGAAGTTCGTCCGCAAATGGACCCGGCCCCACTGCCGGGCCCCACTGAGCCTCGGCTACCGAGCAGTGAGACGCCGCCGGTGGCGCCAGCCGATGACGCGAAGCGCTCGCTCCCCCCCGAGGAGGCTGCACGCCGCGGCCTGATGCCGTTGGCCTCGACCGGCGTGCCCCAGTTTGCGAGCGCGATGCCGCAGGCCGATGGCCGTGGCGTCGTGATCGCCATTCTCGACAGCGGTATCGACCCGTCGGTGCCCGGGCTCCAGCGCACCACCGATGGGACGGCGAAGCTGCTCGACGCCCGTGATTTCTCTGGCGAGGGGCGCGTGCCGCTCGTGCCGATCGTGCGACGTGGCGACACCCTGCTCGTGCATGGTCAGCGCATCCTCGGCGCGTCGCGGATTGCGTCCGTGGCCGTCGGATCGGCGTGGTGGGGCGGCGTCTTCGCAGAACTGCCGCTTGGCCCGGCTCGCGCCGCCGACGCCAACGGCAATGGGACCGTTGGCGACGAGCTCCCCGTGGTCGTGGTCCGCACGGCGAACGGATGGGCGCTCTTCGCCGACACCCAGGGGAACGGGACCTTCACCGATGACCGACCGATCCGCGACTACGCGACGGCACAGGAGTATTTCGGGTGGAGCAGCACCGTGCGACCGCCGTCGACGCAGATGGCCGTGAACTTCGCCGATTCTGCTGGCACGCCCACGCTCGACCTCGTGTTCGACACCAGCGCGCACGGGACGCACGTGGCAGGGATCGCCGCAGGCCACGGCCTGTACGGTGTCGCCGGCTTTGATGGGGTCGCCCCCGGGGCCCGACTGCTCGGACTGAAGATCGCCAACGATGCGGGCGGGGGGATCACGGTCACCGGCGCGATGATCCGTGCGCTGGACTACGCGATCCACTTTGCCGCCGAACGCCAGCTCGCGCTGGTGGTCAACATCTCCTTTGGCGTTGGCAACGAGCGCGAGGGCGCATCCCGCATTGACGCCCTGGTCGACTCCGTCCTGGCGGCGCATCCGACTGTCGTCGTCGCCGTCGCCGCCGCCAACGATGGTCCGGCGCTGTCGACCATCGGCTTCCCGGGCACCGCACTGCGTGTCCTCTCGGTCGGTGCGACGCAGCCTCTGGTCTTCAACGGGGTCAGCGCGAGCGATTCCGTGCCGGAGCCGCTCGCCGACTTTTCGAGTCGCGGCGGGGAAGTCGCCGGCCCAGATCTCGTGACGCCGGGGACGGCCTACAGCGCGGTCCCCAACTTTGCCATGGGCGATGAGATCGAAAGCGGGACCAGCATGGCAGCGCCGCATGCCGCCGGCCTAGCGGCGCGACTGCTTTCGGCGCTGGGCACCCGCGCAGCCACCACGCCGGCCACGCTCATCATCCAGGCGCTCCGGAATTCGGCGCAGCAGGTGCCCGGCGCGACCACGGCGGAGCAGGGCTCGGGCCGGCCTGACCTGCTGAAGGCGTGGCGCTGGCTTGAGCGGCGCGAAAGCGCGGCAGCCCTCGTCGTGGATGTCGTCGATGGTGTGCAGGGGCGCGGGGCTGTTTGGATCACGCTGCGTGATTCCGCAGACGGAACGCGGCCGGTGCGGACGCAATTCACGTTGCGGCAGATCGACGCCGGGCCGCCGCCACCGATTCGACTGGATGCCAGCGCGGCATGGATTGTCGTCCCGGCCGCCACCGTGATCAGCGGGGGGAAAGCCACCTTCACGGCGACCGTCACCGCTGGGCGTCGGAACGCGTCGGGCTGGATTCGGGTGAGCGATGCACGCGATGGATCGCTCCTGGCGCTTGTGCCGGTCACGGTGCGCCTGCCGATCTCGGCGACGGCGCTCACGGTGGTCGACACCTTCACGGTGACGCCCGGCGGGACGACACGGATCTTTGTTCCGGCCGAAGCGGGACGCGGATTCCAGGTCGAGGTGGCCACGGCAGAAGCGTCGCAGATGGCCACGGCGGCCCTGCACGAGCCCGGTGGGATGCCATTCCGTGAGGGAGCGATGAGCCCGTCCGGCTTCGGCGACGGCGCAGCGCTCTTCGAGTTGACCGGCAACGACGTCGTCGCCGGTCTGTATGAGGTCGTCGTCGCGGGCGGCCCGCTGGCTGGTGCCACGATGCGAGTCACCGTCCGGCGTGCACCCCTGACGCTCGACGCGACTTCGTCGGGAGATTCCCTGCGGGTCACGACGACCTCGGTCGTCGCCGCTCGCCTCTCGGTCCGTACCCGTGCGGGCATGATCGGCGGCGAATGGCGGCAGCGCATCGAGCGGTCCGGTGATGCCCCGGTGCGGCTGGTCATTCCCGTGCCCGAGTGGGCCGAACGGGTCAGCATCGACTCGCGCATGCCGCGCGAGCAGTGGCTTCGCTTTTCGGACTTCGGCGTGACGATTCAGGACAAGACCGGCCGTCACATCGACGCCTTGCCGCTCAACTACGCCTTCGGCCGTGCCACGCCCGAGTTGCCGCCGCACGTGATTGGTGACTCGCTCGTGATCCTGCTGGCGCCGGGGTTCGCGGAACGTGCCGGCCCGTGGGAACTCGATGTGGCCGTGCGCTTCTATGCCGCCGACGTGACCGAACTCGATGGCGGTGGATCACCGTTTGCGCCACTGGCTGGTCGCGCCTCGGTGACGCAACGCTATCCACTCGGTATGCTGCCGCTCGAACTACCGGCTGGGTTTCGGCCCGTGGTCATTCTCGTCGCCCTCGAGGGTGATGAGCACGCGTGGACCCGAGAGGTCTCGCTCGACATTGCAGGGGGTACGTCCCGATGA
- a CDS encoding DUF1446 domain-containing protein, translating to MTVRKTVRIAAGQGFWGDWLEAPVRQVEGGAIDYLVLDYLAEVTMSILQKQRSRDPGAGYARDFVTQMERILPTIATNGVRVISNAGGVNPRACAAAVRAAADKLGVGDKVKIALVTGDDLLDELDALTAAGEPFSNMDTGGPLSDVRSQVRSANAYLGMKSIVDALDQGATIVITGRVTDTGLTLGPLVHEFCWSYDDWDKVAAGTIAGHILECGAQSSGGNLLRDWRKVKRLEDVGFPIAEVEADGTFVVTKHPGTGGVVNVASVTEQLVYEMGDPHNYITPDGIADFTSIRLDQVGKDRVRVSGITGSARTPMLKVSVAYFYGYKAVGTLVYSWPEAYDKAKAADKILRKRLATLGLSFEQILTEYVGVDATHGKLAGEPRDDIAEVMLRVGVRGTDKAAVERFTREIAPLVLTGPPSVTGFAGGRPAVEEIVAYWPALVAREKIEPRVRVEML from the coding sequence ATGACCGTTCGCAAGACCGTTCGCATCGCCGCGGGCCAGGGCTTCTGGGGTGACTGGCTGGAGGCGCCGGTGCGCCAGGTGGAGGGCGGGGCGATCGATTATCTCGTCCTCGACTACCTCGCCGAAGTCACCATGTCGATCCTGCAGAAGCAGCGATCGCGCGACCCGGGCGCCGGCTATGCCCGCGACTTCGTCACCCAGATGGAGCGGATCCTCCCGACCATCGCGACCAACGGCGTGCGAGTCATCTCGAATGCCGGCGGGGTGAATCCGCGCGCCTGTGCCGCCGCCGTGCGAGCGGCCGCCGACAAGCTTGGTGTCGGCGACAAGGTGAAGATCGCGCTGGTCACCGGGGATGACCTCCTCGACGAGCTCGATGCCCTGACCGCCGCGGGGGAGCCATTCTCGAACATGGACACCGGTGGGCCGCTGAGCGACGTGCGCTCGCAGGTGCGCTCCGCGAACGCCTACCTCGGGATGAAGTCGATCGTCGACGCCCTCGACCAGGGGGCGACGATCGTCATCACGGGTCGCGTGACGGATACGGGCCTCACCCTCGGTCCACTCGTCCACGAATTCTGCTGGAGCTACGACGACTGGGACAAGGTTGCGGCCGGCACCATCGCGGGGCACATCCTCGAATGCGGCGCGCAGAGCTCGGGTGGCAACCTCCTTCGTGACTGGCGCAAGGTGAAGCGGCTCGAGGACGTCGGCTTCCCGATCGCGGAGGTCGAGGCCGACGGCACCTTCGTGGTGACCAAGCATCCGGGGACGGGCGGCGTCGTCAACGTCGCCTCGGTCACCGAGCAGCTCGTCTACGAGATGGGCGATCCGCACAACTACATCACGCCGGACGGCATCGCCGACTTCACCTCCATCCGGCTCGACCAGGTCGGCAAGGATCGGGTCCGGGTCTCGGGGATCACCGGGTCGGCGCGCACCCCGATGCTCAAGGTCTCGGTGGCCTACTTCTACGGCTACAAGGCGGTCGGCACGCTGGTCTACTCGTGGCCCGAGGCGTATGACAAGGCGAAGGCCGCCGACAAGATCCTCCGCAAGCGATTGGCAACGCTCGGCCTGTCGTTCGAGCAGATCCTGACCGAGTACGTCGGCGTCGATGCAACGCACGGCAAGCTCGCCGGCGAGCCTCGTGACGACATCGCCGAGGTGATGCTCCGTGTCGGCGTGCGCGGCACCGACAAGGCGGCCGTCGAGCGCTTCACCCGCGAAATCGCGCCGTTGGTCCTGACCGGCCCGCCGAGCGTTACCGGATTCGCCGGTGGCCGTCCGGCGGTCGAGGAGATCGTGGCCTACTGGCCCGCGCTGGTGGCGCGGGAGAAGATTGAACCTCGCGTCCGCGTGGAGATGCTCTGA
- a CDS encoding enoyl-CoA hydratase/isomerase family protein, whose amino-acid sequence MSAVDSRLEGGVLTLTLNRAEKRNALNAAIVDGLAIGIAQAELDAEVRVLVIRGAGKDFCAGADLDELLASADNSLEENERNALALGELFLALRGLPKPTVAVVQGRALAGGAGLATACDLVIASEAARFGYPEIERGFVPAMVMTMLKRAVGEKRAFDLVATGRLLSAHEAEQCGLVSRVLPEEGFDGAAAAVIAALAGRSVTALALTKQLFTELDGRSFQDGILLGARVNALSRATEDFKRAIAAFLAK is encoded by the coding sequence ATGAGCGCGGTGGACTCGAGGCTCGAGGGCGGCGTGCTGACCCTCACGCTGAACCGCGCCGAGAAGCGAAACGCACTCAATGCGGCGATCGTCGACGGCCTGGCCATCGGTATTGCGCAGGCGGAGCTCGACGCCGAGGTGCGGGTGCTGGTGATTCGCGGGGCGGGAAAGGATTTCTGCGCCGGGGCGGACCTCGACGAACTGCTCGCCTCCGCCGACAACTCGCTCGAAGAGAACGAGCGGAACGCCCTCGCTCTGGGCGAGCTCTTCCTGGCGCTGCGCGGCCTCCCGAAACCGACCGTCGCGGTGGTGCAGGGGCGGGCGTTGGCAGGGGGGGCAGGCCTGGCCACGGCGTGTGATCTGGTGATCGCGAGCGAGGCCGCGCGATTCGGTTACCCCGAGATCGAGCGCGGCTTCGTCCCGGCGATGGTGATGACGATGCTCAAGCGTGCCGTCGGCGAGAAGCGCGCGTTTGACCTGGTGGCCACCGGGCGGCTCCTCTCGGCGCATGAAGCGGAGCAGTGTGGGCTGGTGAGCCGGGTCTTGCCTGAGGAGGGTTTCGACGGCGCGGCCGCAGCGGTCATCGCCGCACTCGCTGGCCGGAGTGTCACGGCGCTGGCGCTCACCAAGCAGCTCTTCACCGAGCTCGATGGCCGGAGCTTCCAGGACGGCATTCTCCTCGGCGCGCGGGTGAATGCGCTCTCCCGGGCCACCGAGGACTTCAAGCGCGCCATCGCGGCGTTCCTGGCCAAATGA
- a CDS encoding RecQ family ATP-dependent DNA helicase — protein MTLPSFGMLTTPPIARHVLRRAFGYPDFRPMQARVVSAVLSGHDVLAVLPTGGGKSICFQVPALVGGGLTVVVSPLVALMQDQVTALRTRGIAAAALNSTLDASEQAATIADAARGALRLLYVSPERLPRLCDELKARNARVERLAVDEAHCIVEWGHDFRPMYRGLRAARAALGAPPCVALTGSATPAVREEIGNALGFGRGAVEIVASFDRPNLHFSVVPVVSRDDRLARLAVLIRTTPGAAIVYAPTRGLVEGLARVLVEAGVAAAPYHAGMTTTERSDTLVRFLDDQIRVVVATCAFGMGIDKPGVKLVAHWTMPATPESYYQEAGRAGRDGSAARCIIFHHPSDVVLPRRQLDVTYPPERTLELLWKTPELRPRHPPSVVAAADRLAAELRPDRGAVDWTRVRRRRREAEKRLAAMSSYALTRSCRRRVLMEWFGEKNVRCAGCDRCRATGR, from the coding sequence GTGACCCTGCCTTCCTTCGGCATGCTCACCACGCCCCCCATCGCCCGCCACGTCCTCCGCCGCGCCTTCGGCTATCCCGACTTCCGTCCGATGCAGGCGCGCGTCGTCTCCGCCGTACTCAGCGGGCACGACGTGCTCGCCGTCCTTCCCACCGGTGGCGGCAAGTCGATCTGCTTCCAGGTCCCGGCGCTGGTCGGCGGCGGGCTGACAGTCGTCGTGTCGCCGCTCGTGGCGCTGATGCAGGATCAGGTCACCGCGCTCCGCACGCGCGGCATCGCTGCCGCCGCCCTCAACAGCACCCTCGACGCCAGCGAACAGGCGGCCACGATCGCCGATGCCGCGCGCGGTGCGCTCCGCCTCCTCTACGTCTCACCCGAGCGGTTGCCACGCCTCTGCGACGAACTGAAGGCCCGCAATGCCCGGGTGGAACGCCTCGCCGTCGACGAGGCGCACTGCATCGTCGAATGGGGGCACGACTTCCGACCGATGTATCGCGGACTCCGCGCCGCACGAGCCGCCCTCGGTGCTCCGCCGTGCGTGGCCCTCACCGGTAGCGCGACCCCGGCCGTTCGCGAGGAGATCGGAAACGCCCTCGGCTTCGGCCGCGGCGCCGTCGAGATCGTCGCGTCGTTCGATCGCCCGAACCTGCACTTCAGCGTGGTGCCGGTGGTCTCGCGCGACGATCGCCTCGCGCGGCTTGCCGTCCTCATCCGCACCACGCCCGGCGCGGCCATCGTCTATGCCCCGACACGCGGCCTGGTCGAGGGCCTCGCGCGCGTGCTGGTCGAGGCTGGCGTGGCGGCCGCACCGTACCACGCCGGGATGACGACCACCGAGCGCAGCGACACGCTGGTACGCTTTCTCGACGACCAGATCCGCGTCGTGGTCGCGACGTGCGCCTTCGGCATGGGAATCGACAAGCCGGGGGTGAAGCTGGTCGCGCACTGGACGATGCCCGCCACGCCCGAGTCATACTATCAGGAGGCCGGTCGGGCAGGGCGTGACGGCAGTGCAGCACGCTGCATCATCTTTCATCATCCCAGCGATGTGGTCCTGCCACGGCGCCAGCTTGACGTGACCTACCCGCCAGAGCGCACGCTCGAGTTGCTCTGGAAGACGCCAGAGCTCCGGCCACGCCATCCGCCTAGCGTCGTCGCTGCAGCGGATCGGTTGGCGGCGGAGTTGCGCCCTGATCGGGGTGCAGTGGACTGGACGCGCGTGCGTCGGCGGCGTCGCGAGGCGGAAAAGCGGCTTGCGGCGATGAGCAGCTATGCGCTCACCCGGAGCTGCCGGCGGCGCGTGTTGATGGAATGGTTCGGGGAGAAGAACGTGCGCTGTGCCGGGTGTGATCGCTGCCGGGCCACGGGGCGGTGA
- a CDS encoding Rne/Rng family ribonuclease, giving the protein MGPDQRRTVGDVYYGRVDAVLPGIQAAFVDVGLEKSAFLHASDLLEPEDDESPVEAEPEDVDDETDEDGEGEGEDDAEAAKDPTTARKRRGSGGKREVGARRAVPDIGEMLKKGQLLPVQVTKEPISTKGCRVTAQISLAGRFLVYMPYASKVGVSRKIENREQRASLREMVSRLLPRDAGGVIVRTVAEGVTEDHFRREIDSLLATWNKIQRKQQYVKAPALLHREASLTRSLIRDVFSAKVDALWVDSKELHAEIVQYLQLIDPELEARVHFYQDPTPLFDAYKIEHEIRDLFKPRVDLPTGGYLIIQPTEALVSVDVNTGRYTGKRDPEKTILRTNVEAAREIARQIRLRDVGGIIVVDFIDMESKGNRDRVLAELRTHLGRDRARTRAFAVSELGLIEMTRQRVRPSLWASMTRECLTCSGTGRVFSPEVVSRRLERALKRAAVDQKERKLAIRLHPDVALYLLEEEPKLVATLGRQSGLELEVRDDPMLRLDEFRLMSRPAGRDVTELYAVA; this is encoded by the coding sequence ATCGGCCCGGATCAGCGGCGTACAGTTGGTGACGTCTATTACGGGCGCGTAGACGCCGTCCTCCCGGGCATCCAGGCGGCGTTTGTCGATGTCGGCCTCGAGAAGAGCGCCTTCCTCCACGCCTCGGACCTGCTCGAACCCGAAGACGACGAAAGCCCGGTCGAGGCCGAGCCCGAGGACGTCGACGACGAGACGGACGAGGACGGCGAGGGTGAGGGCGAGGACGACGCGGAAGCGGCCAAGGATCCGACGACGGCGCGCAAGCGCCGCGGCTCCGGCGGCAAGCGCGAAGTCGGCGCCCGGCGCGCCGTGCCCGACATCGGCGAGATGCTGAAGAAGGGCCAGCTCCTCCCCGTGCAGGTCACCAAGGAACCAATCTCGACCAAGGGCTGCCGCGTCACCGCGCAGATCTCGCTGGCCGGGCGCTTCCTCGTGTACATGCCCTACGCCTCAAAGGTCGGCGTCTCCCGCAAGATCGAGAATCGCGAGCAGCGGGCGAGCCTCCGCGAGATGGTGTCCCGTCTGCTTCCGCGCGACGCAGGCGGCGTGATCGTGCGCACCGTTGCCGAAGGGGTGACGGAAGACCACTTCCGCCGCGAGATCGATTCGCTGCTGGCCACGTGGAACAAGATTCAGCGGAAGCAGCAGTACGTGAAGGCGCCGGCGCTGCTGCATCGCGAGGCCTCGCTCACGCGTTCCCTCATTCGCGACGTCTTCTCGGCCAAGGTCGATGCGCTCTGGGTTGACTCGAAGGAACTGCATGCGGAAATCGTCCAGTACCTCCAGCTGATCGACCCGGAGCTCGAGGCGCGCGTCCACTTCTATCAGGACCCGACGCCGCTCTTCGACGCCTACAAGATCGAACACGAGATCCGCGACCTCTTCAAGCCACGGGTTGACCTGCCGACCGGCGGCTACCTGATCATCCAGCCGACCGAAGCCTTGGTGTCGGTGGACGTGAATACCGGCCGGTATACCGGCAAGCGCGACCCCGAAAAGACCATCCTCCGGACCAACGTCGAGGCGGCCCGGGAGATTGCCCGGCAGATCCGCCTCCGGGATGTCGGCGGCATCATCGTGGTCGACTTCATCGACATGGAGTCGAAGGGAAATCGCGACCGGGTGCTGGCCGAGCTTCGGACCCATCTGGGGCGGGACCGAGCCAGGACCAGGGCGTTCGCGGTCTCGGAACTCGGATTGATCGAGATGACCCGTCAGCGGGTTCGGCCCTCGCTCTGGGCCTCGATGACCCGGGAGTGCCTGACCTGCAGCGGGACGGGTCGGGTGTTCTCGCCCGAGGTGGTTTCGAGGCGGCTGGAACGGGCCCTCAAGCGGGCCGCCGTGGACCAGAAGGAGCGGAAGCTGGCCATTCGCCTCCATCCGGACGTGGCCCTCTACCTGCTCGAGGAAGAGCCGAAGCTGGTGGCCACCCTGGGCCGGCAGTCCGGGTTGGAGCTTGAGGTTCGGGACGACCCGATGCTTCGGCTGGACGAGTTCCGGCTCATGTCGAGGCCTGCTGGCCGCGATGTCACCGAACTCTATGCGGTGGCGTAA
- the rplU gene encoding 50S ribosomal protein L21, with product MYAIFKALGKQFRAEKGATLKLPFMDGKEAGDTLTFTDVLLASNGDVITAGAPTIAGASVSAEIVKHGKDEKIYVFKFKRRKGYRRKTGHRQKHTEVRITDVVTG from the coding sequence ATGTACGCGATTTTCAAGGCCTTGGGCAAGCAGTTCCGCGCGGAAAAGGGCGCGACGCTGAAGTTGCCGTTCATGGACGGGAAGGAAGCTGGGGACACGCTGACCTTCACGGATGTGCTGCTCGCCTCCAACGGGGATGTCATCACCGCTGGCGCGCCGACCATCGCGGGCGCTTCGGTTTCGGCCGAGATCGTCAAGCATGGCAAGGACGAGAAGATTTACGTCTTCAAGTTCAAGCGCCGGAAGGGATACCGCCGGAAGACCGGACATCGGCAGAAGCACACCGAAGTCCGCATCACTGACGTTGTGACGGGTTGA
- the rpmA gene encoding 50S ribosomal protein L27 — protein MAHKKGVGSSRNGRDSNPQYLGVKHFGGESVTAGSILVKQRGTKFHPGKNVFRAKDDSLHTYIDGVVKFERKDKARQQVSVYPKPVS, from the coding sequence GTGGCTCACAAGAAGGGTGTCGGCTCTAGCCGCAACGGTCGCGATTCGAATCCGCAGTACCTGGGCGTGAAGCACTTCGGTGGCGAGTCTGTCACGGCGGGGAGCATCCTCGTCAAGCAGCGCGGCACCAAGTTCCACCCCGGGAAGAACGTCTTCCGCGCCAAGGACGACTCGCTGCACACGTACATCGACGGCGTCGTCAAGTTCGAGCGCAAGGACAAGGCGCGGCAGCAGGTGTCGGTGTATCCGAAGCCGGTTTCCTGA
- a CDS encoding glycerophosphodiester phosphodiesterase produces the protein MSTMLVIGHRGASGHALENTLDAFERCVAPSPTACDGVELDIHTTADGELVVHHDAALTDGRPLHDLTAAEVAEVRLMDGSGIPTLAEALAVLAPIQVFIEAKGVSSHGLGRLRALMAGHPFPERLHVHAFDHRVIRRLYEADATLSLGVLSSSYPLDVPGPVLATGAQTLWQEWHLIDRDLVERCAMVGIRVVAWTVNEARAAEHLEGLGVAGVCGNWPERLVVGR, from the coding sequence ATGTCCACAATGTTGGTGATCGGTCACCGTGGGGCCTCCGGACATGCCCTCGAGAACACGCTGGACGCCTTTGAGCGATGCGTGGCACCCTCACCGACCGCCTGTGATGGCGTCGAGCTCGACATCCACACTACGGCTGACGGCGAACTGGTGGTCCACCACGACGCCGCGCTGACGGACGGTCGGCCGCTTCATGACCTGACGGCGGCCGAGGTGGCGGAGGTGCGCCTGATGGACGGGAGCGGGATCCCCACGCTGGCAGAGGCGCTGGCGGTGCTGGCACCGATCCAGGTGTTCATCGAGGCCAAGGGGGTCTCGAGCCACGGCCTGGGACGACTGCGGGCCCTGATGGCAGGCCACCCCTTCCCCGAGCGGCTCCACGTGCACGCCTTCGACCATCGGGTCATCCGCCGGCTGTACGAGGCCGATGCCACCCTGTCGCTGGGCGTCCTCTCCTCCTCCTATCCACTCGACGTCCCCGGGCCGGTGCTCGCTACCGGTGCCCAGACGCTCTGGCAGGAGTGGCACCTGATCGATCGGGACCTGGTCGAGCGCTGCGCGATGGTGGGGATCCGGGTCGTCGCCTGGACGGTGAACGAGGCCCGGGCGGCGGAGCATCTGGAGGGGTTGGGGGTGGCGGGGGTGTGCGGGAATTGGCCGGAACGACTGGTCGTTGGTCGTTAG
- a CDS encoding sigma-70 family RNA polymerase sigma factor has product MTALAAEFPNDPDLVAAWRRGDEQAATHLVRRHAPALGRYVAAGGASSADVEDLVQETFIRAFRGLDNWRGDGPFRGWLFRIAGNLVKDGFRHRRGRIDVAIEDHDVVDVADPAGELAADETAERIRVGLAALPRLQREVFTLRVEQGLEYPEIAAALGTTPGAARVHYHHAVRRLKELVE; this is encoded by the coding sequence ATGACTGCCCTTGCCGCCGAGTTCCCGAACGATCCCGATCTGGTTGCCGCCTGGCGCCGAGGGGACGAGCAGGCCGCCACCCATCTGGTGAGGCGGCATGCCCCAGCGCTTGGGCGCTATGTGGCGGCTGGTGGGGCGTCCAGCGCGGATGTCGAGGACCTGGTCCAGGAAACCTTCATCCGGGCGTTTCGGGGTCTCGACAACTGGCGTGGCGACGGCCCCTTCCGGGGGTGGCTCTTCCGGATCGCCGGGAACCTGGTCAAGGACGGCTTTCGGCATCGGCGTGGCCGGATCGACGTCGCGATCGAGGATCACGACGTGGTTGACGTCGCCGATCCTGCTGGCGAACTGGCGGCCGATGAGACCGCCGAGCGAATCAGGGTCGGGCTCGCCGCGCTGCCGAGGCTCCAACGCGAGGTATTCACGCTACGAGTGGAGCAGGGCCTCGAATATCCCGAGATCGCGGCCGCCCTTGGGACGACCCCGGGCGCGGCCCGGGTCCACTACCATCACGCGGTCCGCCGCCTGAAGGAGTTGGTCGAATGA
- a CDS encoding Spy/CpxP family protein refolding chaperone — translation MHSTRAVLLLLLAAAPLTAQGGGRGSQRPGGPPPRAAILRGQIEETFKRRAVKELALTDDQAARMSRVVQATGERRRLLEEEMRRLQDALDGELRPGVAADADSVSRMIDRMGQNRVAYAESFRDEMRDLQPVLTPIQRGQYLIMRDRLLQRIRELQDNRPPAGGPPPEE, via the coding sequence ATGCATTCGACTCGTGCCGTACTCCTGCTCCTGCTTGCCGCGGCGCCATTGACGGCGCAGGGCGGCGGCCGGGGCAGTCAACGTCCCGGCGGACCTCCTCCGCGCGCTGCCATCCTGCGTGGCCAGATCGAGGAGACATTCAAACGCCGGGCGGTGAAGGAACTCGCGCTGACCGATGACCAGGCTGCACGCATGTCACGCGTGGTCCAGGCGACGGGAGAGCGGCGCCGGCTGCTCGAGGAGGAGATGCGACGGCTGCAGGACGCGCTCGACGGCGAGTTGCGCCCGGGAGTCGCCGCCGACGCCGACTCCGTTTCGCGGATGATTGACCGCATGGGGCAGAATCGCGTCGCTTACGCGGAATCCTTCCGCGACGAGATGCGCGACCTGCAACCCGTGCTGACGCCGATCCAGCGTGGCCAGTACCTGATCATGCGGGATCGTCTCCTGCAGCGAATCCGTGAGTTGCAGGACAACCGCCCCCCGGCGGGCGGGCCGCCACCGGAGGAGTGA